One part of the Marichromatium purpuratum 984 genome encodes these proteins:
- a CDS encoding glutathione peroxidase has protein sequence MRLPLFALGLAAATQVAAESPACSSLLDLEVRRLAGDERVNLCEAYQGKVILVVNTASKCGFTPQYEGLEALYRDYADRGLVVLGFPSNDFANQEPGDEAEIRDFCRLTYSVEFPMFEKVSVKRGRAAPLFERLAAAGAPYPKWNFYKYLIDREGNLVESYSSVTKPQSGRLVRAIERLL, from the coding sequence ATGAGATTGCCACTGTTCGCCCTCGGTCTGGCCGCGGCCACCCAGGTCGCGGCCGAGTCCCCGGCCTGTTCGTCACTGCTCGACCTGGAGGTGCGTCGGCTCGCCGGGGACGAGCGGGTCAATCTCTGCGAGGCCTATCAGGGCAAGGTGATCCTGGTGGTCAACACCGCCAGCAAGTGCGGTTTCACCCCGCAGTACGAGGGGCTGGAGGCGCTCTATCGCGATTACGCCGATCGGGGTCTGGTGGTGCTCGGCTTCCCCTCCAACGACTTCGCCAACCAGGAGCCGGGCGACGAGGCCGAGATCCGCGACTTCTGTCGTCTGACCTACTCGGTCGAGTTCCCGATGTTCGAGAAGGTCAGCGTCAAGCGTGGTCGGGCCGCGCCTCTGTTCGAGCGCCTGGCTGCCGCCGGTGCGCCTTACCCGAAGTGGAACTTCTACAAGTATCTGATCGATCGCGAGGGCAATCTGGTCGAGAGCTATTCGAGCGTCACCAAGCCGCAGAGCGGTCGGCTGGTGCGGGCGATCGAACGTCTGCTGTGA
- a CDS encoding phosphatase PAP2 family protein, with product MSDWRTCLGARLAARAGAESAALPGARRQWRWALGWLALGAVLYLVCGYHAGFLRLNAAAALAPDWLWQWLTLFGDERVAFALALLFSWRRPRLFWALVLAALIAALYARGLKPLVDAARPPAVFGADAFNLIGPGHTRHSFPSGHSVTAGVFFGVLAVHARAWGWVWLGCALLVGASRVALGVHWPVDVAFGLAGGGLAALLGSWLAARWPGGATRPLPHLLLVGVAALLAVSLLLDNGGYAAATWPLRLIAVAALCSAMIGYLPVWRRGEVNHEEVNHEGAKDAK from the coding sequence ATGAGCGACTGGCGTACCTGCCTAGGCGCGCGGCTCGCCGCGCGCGCCGGGGCCGAATCGGCGGCGCTGCCGGGGGCGCGACGGCAGTGGCGCTGGGCGCTCGGCTGGCTGGCGCTGGGGGCGGTGCTCTATCTGGTCTGCGGCTATCACGCCGGTTTCTTGCGGCTCAATGCCGCAGCGGCCCTGGCCCCGGACTGGCTGTGGCAGTGGCTGACGTTGTTCGGCGACGAGCGGGTCGCTTTTGCGCTGGCGCTGCTCTTCTCCTGGCGGCGGCCCCGGCTGTTCTGGGCGCTGGTGCTGGCGGCGCTGATCGCCGCGCTCTATGCGCGTGGGCTCAAGCCGCTGGTCGATGCCGCACGTCCGCCGGCGGTGTTTGGCGCCGATGCCTTCAATCTGATCGGGCCGGGACATACCCGGCACAGCTTCCCCTCCGGGCACAGCGTCACCGCCGGGGTCTTCTTCGGGGTGCTGGCGGTGCACGCCCGCGCCTGGGGTTGGGTGTGGCTCGGCTGCGCCCTGCTGGTCGGCGCAAGCCGGGTGGCGTTGGGGGTGCACTGGCCGGTCGACGTCGCCTTCGGTCTCGCCGGTGGTGGGCTGGCGGCGTTGCTCGGGAGTTGGCTGGCCGCGCGCTGGCCGGGCGGCGCGACGCGCCCACTGCCGCACCTGCTGCTGGTCGGCGTGGCTGCGCTGCTCGCCGTCTCGCTGCTGCTCGACAACGGCGGCTATGCCGCCGCGACCTGGCCGCTGCGCCTGATCGCCGTGGCGGCGCTCTGCAGTGCGATGATCGGCTATCTGCCGGTGTGGCGTAGGGGAGAGGTCAACCACGAAGAGGTCAACCACGAAGGCGCGAAGGACGCGAAGTGA
- a CDS encoding ferredoxin--NADP reductase: MSDWVKGRVAAKQQWAEGLYSMRFEATLEPFSAGQYIKVAMDIDGERVGRPYSLVNPPGQAEPEIYFNAIPEGPLTPRLSDLEPGDTVWLSARASGIFTLDTVQPAKTLWLLATGTALGVYLSILRTATPWEQFERVVLVHGVRQPSDLTYGDTLAEIVAHHGERFTFIPAISRAEAPDALYGRITDLLVSGTLEARAGATITPEDSHVMLCGNSAMIKESKAILESRGLERHRRHAPGQYTTEQYH, translated from the coding sequence ATGAGCGACTGGGTCAAAGGCAGGGTAGCAGCCAAGCAGCAATGGGCCGAGGGGCTCTACAGCATGCGCTTCGAGGCAACGCTCGAACCCTTCAGCGCCGGGCAGTACATCAAGGTGGCGATGGACATCGATGGCGAGCGCGTCGGTCGTCCCTACTCGCTGGTCAACCCACCGGGGCAGGCCGAGCCCGAGATCTATTTCAACGCCATCCCCGAAGGGCCGCTCACCCCCCGACTCTCCGACCTCGAGCCGGGCGACACCGTCTGGCTCAGCGCGCGCGCCAGCGGCATCTTCACCCTCGATACCGTGCAACCGGCCAAGACACTGTGGCTGCTCGCCACCGGCACCGCGCTCGGGGTCTATCTCTCGATCCTGCGCACCGCCACGCCCTGGGAACAGTTCGAGCGCGTGGTCCTGGTCCACGGCGTACGCCAGCCGAGCGACCTCACCTATGGCGACACCCTCGCCGAGATCGTCGCGCACCATGGCGAGCGCTTCACCTTCATCCCCGCGATCAGCCGCGCCGAGGCCCCGGACGCGCTCTATGGCCGCATCACCGACCTGCTGGTCTCGGGCACCCTGGAGGCACGCGCCGGCGCCACCATCACTCCCGAGGACAGCCACGTCATGCTCTGCGGCAACTCGGCGATGATCAAGGAATCCAAGGCGATCCTCGAATCACGCGGACTCGAACGCCACCGCCGCCACGCCCCGGGGCAGTACACCACCGAGCAGTATCATTGA
- a CDS encoding ArnT family glycosyltransferase, which yields MSRPENSPLTRTLTSPWLLAAVVLFAFYWQLGAVPLYDLDEGAFTEATREMLASGNFITPHKDGEPRYDKPVLIYWLQALSASGLGFDEFSLRLPSALAATLWVMALWGFVRGRLDAPTATVAALVMTLSLQVSLIAKAAVADAVLNLFIALAFFEIYRYFLDPGERRSRNALLRAYLWMGLGFLTKGPVAVFFPVVVSFLFFWSQGRLERWLRAAFAPLGWLVFVLVAGPWYLAVYLDDGAGFFRSFFLEHNAGRFGGTMHGHAGFPGYYLVVLPLILLPFTGWFLSLLARLRASWADPLDRFLWLWFATVFVFFSFSGTKLPHYLLYGAAPLFILMARHRDALTSRALAMAPPLVFLALLLALPLVVQIAAGQGGRAHEVAQFELALPLLGPAYLAQIALATVLVVALALWSRPALWQRLVLVGLIQTAVVYGTVVPRVFAVMQAPVKEAGLLARELDRPTVVYRTSMPSFSVYRDAITPHRPPRAGDLVFLRVDKLDRLVEDYPLLRGEQLYRRGPVALVLMHPRAQGAVPGDEQ from the coding sequence ATGAGCCGGCCGGAGAACTCTCCGCTGACGCGGACGCTGACCTCGCCGTGGCTGCTTGCCGCGGTGGTGCTGTTCGCCTTCTACTGGCAGCTCGGCGCGGTGCCGCTCTACGATCTCGACGAGGGCGCCTTCACCGAGGCGACCCGCGAGATGCTCGCCAGCGGCAACTTCATCACCCCACACAAGGACGGCGAGCCGCGCTACGACAAGCCGGTGCTGATCTACTGGCTGCAGGCGCTCTCGGCCTCCGGCCTGGGCTTCGACGAGTTCTCGCTGCGCCTGCCCTCGGCGCTGGCCGCCACCCTCTGGGTGATGGCGCTGTGGGGGTTCGTGCGTGGTCGGCTCGATGCGCCCACGGCGACCGTCGCCGCGCTGGTGATGACGCTCTCGCTGCAGGTCTCGCTGATCGCCAAGGCGGCGGTGGCCGATGCGGTGCTCAACCTCTTCATCGCGCTCGCCTTCTTCGAGATCTATCGCTATTTCCTCGATCCCGGTGAACGGCGGAGCCGCAACGCGCTGCTGCGCGCCTATCTGTGGATGGGGCTCGGCTTCCTCACCAAGGGGCCGGTGGCGGTGTTCTTCCCGGTCGTGGTGAGCTTTCTGTTCTTCTGGTCGCAGGGGCGGCTCGAACGCTGGCTGCGCGCGGCCTTCGCGCCGCTCGGCTGGCTGGTGTTCGTGCTGGTGGCCGGTCCCTGGTACCTGGCGGTCTATCTCGATGACGGCGCCGGGTTCTTCCGCAGCTTCTTCCTCGAACACAACGCCGGGCGCTTCGGCGGCACCATGCACGGCCACGCGGGCTTCCCCGGCTACTATCTGGTGGTGCTGCCGCTGATCCTGCTGCCCTTCACCGGCTGGTTCCTCAGCCTGCTGGCGCGGTTGCGCGCGAGCTGGGCCGATCCGCTCGACCGCTTCCTGTGGCTGTGGTTTGCCACCGTGTTCGTGTTCTTCTCCTTCTCCGGGACCAAGCTGCCGCACTATCTGCTCTATGGCGCCGCGCCGTTGTTCATCCTCATGGCGCGCCACCGTGACGCCTTGACCAGCCGCGCGCTGGCGATGGCTCCGCCGCTGGTCTTCCTCGCGCTGTTGCTGGCGCTGCCGCTGGTGGTGCAGATCGCCGCCGGGCAGGGCGGGCGCGCCCACGAGGTCGCCCAGTTCGAGTTGGCGCTGCCGTTGCTCGGCCCGGCCTATCTGGCGCAGATCGCGCTCGCCACCGTGCTGGTGGTGGCGTTGGCGCTGTGGTCGCGCCCGGCGCTGTGGCAGCGGCTGGTGCTGGTCGGGCTGATCCAGACGGCGGTGGTCTATGGCACGGTGGTCCCTCGGGTGTTCGCGGTGATGCAGGCGCCGGTGAAGGAGGCCGGGCTGCTGGCGCGCGAGCTGGATCGTCCGACCGTGGTCTATCGCACCTCGATGCCGAGCTTCAGCGTCTATCGCGACGCCATCACCCCGCACCGCCCGCCGCGTGCCGGTGATCTGGTGTTCCTCCGCGTCGACAAGCTCGACCGGCTCGTCGAGGACTATCCGTTGCTGCGTGGCGAACAGCTCTATCGGCGCGGGCCGGTGGCGCTGGTACTGATGCACCCGCGCGCGCAGGGCGCGGTGCCGGGAGATGAGCAATGA
- the htpX gene encoding protease HtpX, with amino-acid sequence MMRIFLFLTTNLAILVVISVAFRLFGIDGVVQQNGLDMGALLLMAAIIGFSGSLISLFLSKTLAKHGMRVQIIEQPSTPFEQWLLETVARQSERAGIRMPEVGIFDSPQPNAFATGWNRNDALVAVSTGLLQHMNKQEVEAVVGHEISHVANGDMVTLALIQGVVNTFVVFLARIIGHTVDRVIFKNEDGPGIGYFVVSIIAEILLSVLATMIVMWFSRYREFRADAGGAALTSPRQMADALRALQRVHEPQDLQAKEFAAFGISGKIGSLFSSHPPLEQRIAALEQAG; translated from the coding sequence ATGATGCGTATCTTCCTCTTCCTGACGACCAACCTCGCGATCCTGGTCGTCATCAGCGTGGCCTTCCGGCTGTTCGGCATCGACGGCGTGGTCCAGCAGAACGGACTCGACATGGGCGCGCTGCTGCTGATGGCGGCGATCATCGGCTTCAGCGGCTCGCTGATCTCGCTGTTCCTCTCCAAGACGCTGGCCAAGCACGGCATGCGGGTGCAGATCATCGAGCAGCCGTCGACGCCCTTCGAGCAGTGGCTGCTCGAGACCGTCGCTCGCCAGTCCGAGCGTGCCGGCATCCGCATGCCCGAGGTCGGCATCTTCGACTCACCCCAACCCAACGCCTTCGCCACCGGCTGGAACCGCAACGACGCCCTGGTCGCGGTCAGTACCGGGCTGCTGCAACACATGAACAAACAGGAGGTCGAGGCGGTGGTCGGCCACGAGATCAGCCACGTGGCCAACGGCGACATGGTCACCCTGGCGCTGATCCAGGGGGTGGTCAACACCTTCGTGGTATTCCTCGCGCGGATCATCGGCCACACCGTCGACCGGGTGATCTTCAAGAACGAGGACGGACCGGGGATCGGCTACTTCGTCGTCTCGATCATCGCCGAGATCCTGCTCTCGGTGCTCGCCACCATGATCGTGATGTGGTTCTCGCGCTATCGCGAGTTCCGCGCCGACGCCGGCGGTGCCGCACTCACCAGCCCCAGACAGATGGCCGACGCGCTGCGCGCGCTGCAGCGGGTCCACGAGCCACAGGATCTGCAGGCCAAGGAGTTCGCCGCCTTCGGCATCTCCGGCAAGATCGGCAGCCTGTTCAGCAGCCACCCGCCGCTCGAGCAGCGCATCGCCGCGCTTGAACAGGCGGGCTGA